Proteins encoded within one genomic window of Companilactobacillus sp.:
- a CDS encoding 5'-methylthioadenosine/adenosylhomocysteine nucleosidase, giving the protein MRIGVIVPMAEEIKLFKESMDAVKTETLANVEFTEGEYGDHQVILAQSGIGKVQAGMTATILNEKYQPDLIVNTGSAGGIGEGLKIGDIVISDKLAYHDVDVTESGYAMGQLPGSPLYFEADPFYINQIEIAADRTNLTYHKGLIVSGDQFIDDKAKIATIKKAFPDALASEMEGAAVAQVCTQFGTPFVVIRSMSDVGDENASVNFDEFVVEAGQKSVKMLLNFLDQE; this is encoded by the coding sequence ATGAGAATTGGCGTAATCGTACCCATGGCAGAAGAAATTAAATTATTTAAGGAAAGTATGGACGCAGTTAAAACTGAAACTTTAGCTAACGTTGAATTCACCGAAGGTGAGTACGGCGACCATCAAGTTATTTTGGCTCAAAGTGGTATCGGTAAAGTTCAAGCAGGAATGACTGCTACGATCCTTAATGAAAAATATCAACCAGATCTGATCGTCAACACTGGTTCAGCCGGCGGAATTGGCGAAGGACTCAAGATTGGCGACATTGTTATTTCCGATAAACTAGCTTATCACGATGTTGACGTGACCGAATCTGGATATGCTATGGGACAATTACCAGGAAGTCCATTGTATTTTGAGGCAGATCCTTTCTATATTAATCAAATTGAAATTGCAGCCGATAGAACAAACCTGACCTATCACAAGGGCTTGATCGTATCTGGAGACCAATTCATTGACGATAAAGCTAAAATTGCTACAATTAAAAAGGCATTTCCTGATGCATTAGCATCTGAAATGGAAGGTGCAGCAGTTGCACAAGTATGTACGCAATTTGGCACTCCTTTTGTAGTGATTCGTTCAATGAGTGATGTTGGAGACGAAAACGCCAGTGTCAACTTTGATGAATTTGTTGTCGAAGCAGGACAAAAGTCTGTCAAAATGTTGTTAAATTTTTTAGATCAGGAATAG
- a CDS encoding NUDIX hydrolase produces the protein MRKEDSRYYEEVVASKRMFGGKIFDVDVQQVILPNGIPDIREIVQHHGAVGIIPFVDDKMIFVRQWRAPMAQETLEIPAGKIDEDEGDDLKEVALREMNEELGLTTDQLEKVTAFYASPGYSNEKITIFTARNLTEVENKRPLDSDEFLNVERLTLPEAEKYIEDGSICDAKTIFAITYWKLLLAKGE, from the coding sequence ATGCGTAAAGAAGATTCTAGATATTACGAAGAGGTCGTTGCTTCAAAAAGAATGTTCGGTGGCAAAATTTTTGACGTGGATGTTCAACAAGTGATTTTGCCAAATGGAATTCCTGACATTCGAGAAATTGTTCAACATCATGGAGCTGTGGGTATTATTCCATTTGTCGACGATAAAATGATTTTTGTACGTCAATGGCGAGCACCAATGGCACAGGAAACTTTGGAAATCCCAGCTGGTAAGATCGACGAAGACGAAGGCGATGACTTAAAGGAAGTTGCTCTACGTGAAATGAATGAGGAATTAGGTCTAACAACTGATCAGCTGGAAAAGGTCACTGCGTTTTATGCTAGTCCTGGCTATTCCAATGAGAAAATCACGATTTTTACAGCTAGGAACTTGACTGAAGTTGAAAACAAACGTCCACTCGACAGCGACGAATTTTTGAACGTCGAACGTTTAACGTTACCAGAAGCAGAAAAATATATTGAAGATGGATCCATTTGCGATGCGAAAACAATTTTTGCGATCACGTACTGGAAACTTCTATTAGCAAAAGGTGAATAA
- a CDS encoding cold-shock protein, producing MFEGKIVRFNKQRGFGFINDGEDDIFFFADSILNRDDFYIQDGLDVHFEIAPGYKGPQAVNITINEGVA from the coding sequence ATGTTTGAAGGTAAAATAGTAAGATTTAATAAGCAGCGAGGATTTGGTTTTATCAATGATGGCGAAGATGATATTTTCTTCTTTGCGGATTCGATTTTAAATCGTGATGACTTTTATATCCAAGATGGTCTAGACGTTCATTTTGAGATTGCTCCTGGATATAAGGGTCCTCAAGCTGTTAATATTACAATCAATGAAGGAGTTGCCTAA
- the ileS gene encoding isoleucine--tRNA ligase has translation MRVKDTLNLGKTKFPMRGNLPNKEAEWQKAWEENKVYEKRQKLNEGKPTFELLDGPPFANGDIHMGHALNKVSKDIIVRYKSMNGFRSPYVPGWDTHGLPIEQQLAKKGVKRKEIGMSEYRKMCQEFAEKEIKKQMAGFKRLGVSADWDHPYITYQPEFEKEEVKVFGEMVDKGYIYRGKKPVYWSPSSESTLAEAEIEYKDIKSPSIFVAFKVRDGKNLLDKDTSFIIWTTTPWTIPSNEAICVNPKFDYVQVDADGKKYVVAEDRLSFVQEQLGWENVKILKEFKGTDLEGLTATHPFYDQESLLILGNHVTLDDGTGLVHTAPGFGADDFVVGMKYKLPVFSPIDAHGCFTDEIPEYKGVFYDDANKMITERMKENGSLLKLSFFTHSYPHDWRTKKPVIFRATPQWFASIDGFRDKTLKEIEKINFIPEWGRKRLYNMVRDRGDWVISRQRAWGVPLPIFYAENGEPIMTKEIIDHVADLFGKYGSGVWFEKSAKELLPEGYTNPNSPNGEFTKETDIMDVWFDSGTAHAGVAKLRDNLTYPADLILEGSDQYRGWFNSMLLTSVAAFGEASYKAVLSQGFTLDKNGVKMSKSLGNVIAPSDIERQFGAEIIRLWVASVDASSDVQVSVDSFKQTSEAYRKIRNTIRFMLANTTDYDPKTNRVAYDDLRSEDKYIVMKLNELIESVHADYDRYDFASVNKQVLKFLTNDLSTFYLDFAKDVVYIDPEDSHSRRSMQTVIYDATVALSKLLTPILPHTMEQVWEYLKEPEEYVQLAEMPVAKQEDDFDDIADTWSKFMSFRDEVQKSLEMARDEKLIGKSLEAKVTVYPGTELSETLDKVDSNIGQLLIVSQFEASSEKAPENVDKYEDGGVLVEKAEGKVCSRCRMTKTDVGSDSNYPDFCARCAKIVTEEYPETIGEGFED, from the coding sequence ATGCGAGTTAAAGACACATTGAATCTTGGGAAGACAAAATTCCCAATGCGTGGAAATCTTCCAAACAAGGAAGCCGAATGGCAAAAAGCTTGGGAAGAAAATAAAGTATACGAAAAAAGACAAAAATTAAATGAAGGCAAACCTACGTTTGAATTACTAGATGGACCTCCATTTGCTAATGGCGATATCCATATGGGACATGCTTTAAACAAAGTTTCAAAGGATATTATCGTTCGTTACAAATCTATGAATGGATTCCGCTCACCATATGTTCCAGGTTGGGATACTCATGGTCTTCCAATTGAACAACAATTGGCTAAAAAAGGCGTTAAACGTAAGGAAATCGGCATGTCTGAATATCGTAAGATGTGTCAAGAATTTGCTGAAAAAGAAATCAAGAAACAAATGGCTGGCTTTAAACGTCTAGGTGTTTCAGCGGATTGGGATCACCCATACATTACTTACCAACCAGAATTTGAAAAAGAAGAAGTCAAAGTATTCGGTGAAATGGTCGACAAAGGTTACATTTACCGTGGTAAAAAACCTGTTTACTGGTCACCATCTTCAGAATCAACTTTGGCTGAAGCTGAAATTGAATATAAAGATATCAAATCGCCATCGATCTTTGTTGCATTCAAAGTGCGTGATGGCAAGAATCTGTTAGACAAAGATACTTCCTTCATTATTTGGACAACTACACCATGGACAATTCCTTCAAACGAAGCTATCTGTGTTAATCCTAAATTTGACTATGTTCAGGTTGACGCTGACGGTAAGAAGTACGTTGTTGCAGAAGACCGCTTGAGTTTTGTTCAGGAACAACTTGGCTGGGAAAATGTTAAGATCTTAAAAGAATTCAAGGGTACTGATCTTGAAGGATTAACAGCAACACATCCTTTCTATGACCAAGAATCACTCCTTATCTTAGGCAACCACGTTACATTAGATGATGGTACTGGATTAGTTCATACAGCTCCAGGCTTTGGTGCTGATGACTTTGTTGTTGGTATGAAATATAAGTTGCCAGTATTTTCACCAATCGATGCACATGGTTGCTTCACGGACGAAATTCCTGAATATAAGGGTGTCTTCTATGATGATGCCAATAAGATGATCACTGAAAGAATGAAAGAAAATGGCTCGCTTTTGAAGTTGTCATTCTTCACTCACAGTTATCCACATGACTGGCGTACAAAGAAACCGGTTATTTTCCGTGCCACTCCACAATGGTTTGCCTCAATTGATGGTTTCAGAGACAAGACGCTTAAAGAAATTGAAAAAATCAATTTTATCCCTGAATGGGGTAGAAAACGTCTTTACAACATGGTCCGTGACCGTGGCGACTGGGTTATCTCAAGACAACGTGCTTGGGGTGTTCCATTACCAATTTTCTATGCTGAAAATGGCGAACCAATCATGACTAAAGAGATCATCGACCATGTTGCTGATTTGTTTGGAAAATATGGCTCAGGCGTTTGGTTTGAAAAATCAGCTAAGGAATTGCTTCCTGAGGGTTATACAAATCCAAATAGTCCAAATGGCGAATTTACTAAAGAAACAGACATCATGGATGTTTGGTTCGACTCTGGTACAGCGCATGCTGGTGTTGCTAAATTACGTGATAACTTAACTTATCCTGCTGACTTGATTCTTGAAGGTTCTGACCAATATCGTGGCTGGTTTAACTCAATGTTGTTAACATCAGTTGCTGCATTTGGCGAAGCTTCTTATAAAGCGGTATTATCACAAGGATTCACTTTGGATAAAAATGGCGTTAAGATGAGTAAATCACTAGGTAATGTCATTGCACCTAGCGATATTGAAAGACAATTTGGTGCTGAGATCATCCGTCTCTGGGTCGCTTCAGTCGATGCTAGTTCAGATGTTCAAGTATCTGTTGACTCATTCAAACAAACTTCTGAAGCTTATCGTAAGATCCGTAACACGATCAGATTTATGTTAGCTAATACAACTGACTACGATCCAAAGACTAATCGTGTTGCCTACGATGATCTACGTTCAGAAGATAAGTATATCGTCATGAAATTGAACGAGTTGATCGAATCAGTTCATGCAGACTACGATCGTTATGATTTTGCTAGTGTAAACAAGCAAGTTCTTAAGTTCTTGACAAACGATCTATCAACATTCTATTTGGACTTTGCCAAAGACGTTGTCTACATTGACCCTGAAGATTCGCATTCACGTCGCTCAATGCAAACAGTTATCTACGATGCTACTGTTGCTTTATCTAAATTATTGACACCAATCTTGCCACATACAATGGAACAAGTTTGGGAATACTTGAAAGAACCTGAAGAATACGTTCAACTTGCTGAAATGCCCGTTGCCAAACAAGAAGATGACTTTGACGACATCGCTGATACTTGGAGTAAGTTCATGAGCTTTAGAGATGAAGTTCAAAAGTCGCTTGAAATGGCACGTGACGAAAAGTTGATCGGTAAATCATTAGAAGCTAAAGTTACTGTTTATCCTGGAACGGAATTATCAGAAACTCTAGATAAGGTCGACAGCAATATTGGTCAACTTTTGATCGTTTCTCAATTCGAAGCTAGTTCGGAAAAGGCACCTGAAAATGTCGATAAGTACGAAGATGGTGGCGTATTAGTTGAAAAAGCTGAAGGTAAGGTATGTTCTAGATGTCGGATGACTAAGACCGATGTAGGTTCTGACTCAAACTATCCTGACTTCTGTGCTAGATGTGCTAAGATAGTTACTGAAGAATATCCAGAAACTATCGGCGAAGGCTTTGAAGACTAG
- a CDS encoding DivIVA domain-containing protein, with protein sequence MVLSPIEIHNKEFDRKFRGYDREEVDKFLDQIVNDYDLALQQNAQLQKDLKQTQSQLKYFTEMKDALNQSILVAQDAADKVKANAEKEAQVISEEAQSKARELLDQSTDKSNQILEDASDKARQVTIQTDDLKGKTSAFRATLQKMLQQQLDYVESPEWNKMLEQTSTEDLKQRIGAHPDDQNMIDQNPQGPMDDFQNSQEGVSKQNQEDYNENIPDNKTSDSYTINNDQNGPTFNFDSDQEKE encoded by the coding sequence ATGGTATTATCGCCTATCGAAATACATAACAAGGAATTTGATCGAAAATTTCGTGGATATGACCGTGAAGAGGTTGATAAGTTTTTAGATCAAATAGTTAATGACTACGATTTGGCATTGCAACAAAATGCCCAATTGCAAAAGGATCTAAAACAAACCCAATCTCAATTAAAATATTTCACGGAAATGAAAGATGCATTGAACCAATCAATTTTGGTTGCTCAAGATGCAGCTGACAAAGTTAAGGCTAATGCAGAAAAAGAAGCACAAGTTATTTCTGAAGAGGCTCAGTCAAAGGCTCGAGAGTTACTTGACCAATCAACAGATAAATCCAATCAAATCCTGGAAGATGCTTCTGATAAGGCTCGACAAGTTACGATCCAAACTGATGACTTGAAAGGTAAAACTAGTGCATTTAGAGCTACATTGCAAAAGATGCTTCAACAGCAACTTGATTACGTTGAGAGTCCAGAATGGAATAAGATGCTTGAACAAACTTCAACTGAAGACCTCAAGCAACGTATCGGGGCTCATCCGGATGATCAGAACATGATCGATCAAAATCCACAAGGGCCAATGGATGATTTTCAGAATTCTCAAGAGGGTGTTTCCAAACAGAATCAAGAGGATTATAATGAAAACATTCCAGATAATAAAACGTCAGATTCTTATACAATTAATAACGACCAAAATGGTCCGACATTTAATTTTGATTCTGATCAAGAAAAAGAATAG
- a CDS encoding YlmH family RNA-binding protein — MSDKEKVNMNGGFFRPEEKPFIDKIGDLLLRTQSMYIPQLTDFLNLRQRAILDNLVNKYDDLFVHYYGGYEGAERVRGIIAPDYFVPKQSDFKIALYEVRYPERFANLHHGQILGSLTGSGIDRDHFGDIITDGKRWQFFVFDDISKYIEQQVDKIGSFKVHLIKKDFQNDLLMPIDESDDETINVQSLRLDTIIAEAYDLSRTQTKSMVEHGKVQLNWVPNRNPSAFATIYDTISVHGYGRIRVNNIMGKSKNNKYIIFVNVIKK, encoded by the coding sequence ATGAGTGATAAAGAAAAGGTAAATATGAATGGTGGATTTTTCCGGCCAGAAGAAAAGCCTTTTATCGACAAGATCGGTGATTTATTGCTACGAACACAATCTATGTATATACCTCAGTTGACTGACTTTTTAAACCTACGTCAGCGAGCAATTCTTGATAACTTAGTGAACAAGTACGACGATCTTTTTGTTCATTACTATGGTGGATATGAAGGTGCAGAAAGAGTCAGGGGCATTATTGCTCCTGATTATTTTGTACCTAAGCAATCCGATTTCAAGATTGCTCTTTATGAGGTGCGATACCCTGAAAGATTTGCTAACTTGCATCATGGACAAATTTTAGGCTCATTAACTGGATCTGGAATTGATCGTGATCATTTTGGGGATATTATTACCGATGGTAAGAGATGGCAGTTCTTTGTATTTGATGACATTAGTAAATATATTGAACAACAAGTAGATAAAATCGGTTCATTTAAAGTTCATCTGATCAAGAAAGATTTTCAAAATGATCTATTGATGCCAATCGATGAATCAGATGACGAAACTATTAATGTCCAATCGTTGAGATTAGATACGATTATTGCCGAAGCTTATGATCTATCAAGGACTCAAACCAAATCTATGGTTGAACATGGCAAAGTGCAATTGAATTGGGTCCCAAATAGAAATCCGAGTGCTTTTGCAACAATTTACGATACGATCAGTGTCCATGGATACGGACGGATCAGAGTTAACAACATAATGGGAAAATCCAAGAATAATAAATATATAATTTTTGTGAACGTGATTAAAAAATAA
- a CDS encoding YggT family protein — MAQVLSGLPRVIGGLFGLYEIAIFIYCFMSWIPGLAQSRFAGFISSIVDPFLNLIRRVIPMRIGLFDFSPIVALILVQVLESVIFRIL, encoded by the coding sequence ATGGCGCAAGTGTTAAGCGGATTGCCTAGGGTTATTGGCGGTCTCTTTGGACTTTATGAAATAGCTATTTTTATTTATTGTTTTATGAGCTGGATCCCAGGTCTTGCACAAAGCAGATTTGCTGGATTCATCAGCTCGATCGTAGATCCATTTTTGAACTTGATCAGACGAGTGATTCCAATGAGAATTGGTCTGTTTGATTTTTCTCCAATCGTCGCACTGATTTTAGTGCAAGTCTTAGAAAGTGTAATTTTTAGGATATTATAA
- a CDS encoding cell division protein SepF, translating to MAFEKLGNFFGISEDDNFEDQQSNQTQTTDSVDYSDNEKVVSIDSGNSTKPASSKIAIYQPRVYADAKVVAKQLLNNKAVIVNFNNINDDQAKRIVDFLTGTVFALNGEIKRVGDKIFLCTPPKFQIDGSIPDIGE from the coding sequence ATGGCATTTGAAAAATTAGGAAACTTCTTTGGCATCAGTGAAGATGACAATTTTGAAGACCAACAATCAAATCAAACTCAAACTACTGATTCAGTAGATTATTCTGACAATGAAAAAGTCGTTTCAATTGATTCAGGCAATTCAACTAAGCCTGCAAGTAGCAAAATTGCTATTTATCAACCAAGAGTTTATGCAGATGCAAAAGTTGTTGCCAAACAATTATTGAATAATAAAGCCGTTATTGTTAATTTTAATAACATTAACGACGACCAAGCAAAGAGAATCGTGGACTTTCTTACAGGTACTGTTTTCGCATTAAATGGCGAGATCAAACGTGTAGGGGACAAGATTTTCCTTTGTACACCACCTAAATTCCAAATAGATGGTAGTATTCCTGACATAGGTGAATAA
- the ftsZ gene encoding cell division protein FtsZ, whose protein sequence is MEYSLDSSENMGAVIKVIGVGGAGGNAVNRMVDTGIKGVQFIAANTDVQALESSKAETKIQLGPKLTRGLGAGSNPEIGQKAAQESEEAIKEALEGADMIFITAGMGGGTGTGAAPIVANIAKESGALTVGVVTRPFAFEGSKRSRFAADGISELKKDVDTLVLISNSKLLEIVDKKTPMNEAFSIADDVLRQGVQSISDLITSPGFVNLDFADVKTVMSDQGSALMGIGTANGENRITDATNKAISSPLLEVSIDGAKQVLLNITGGPDLSLFEAQDAAQIVTDQATKDVNIIFGTSIDETLGDQVKVTVIATGVETEDGKKQNNRRPNLNNPNAVFDGQERAENPDQPAQTQKPASDPFSNWDINDSNARNAGNNASEKSDFDIFQKPETIDLSDDDDDSTPPIFKRRNK, encoded by the coding sequence ATGGAATATTCATTAGATTCAAGCGAAAATATGGGGGCAGTTATTAAAGTTATTGGTGTTGGAGGAGCTGGTGGTAACGCTGTTAACCGCATGGTTGACACTGGTATCAAGGGCGTACAATTTATTGCAGCCAATACTGATGTTCAAGCTTTAGAAAGTTCTAAAGCAGAAACTAAAATTCAATTAGGACCTAAACTAACACGTGGATTAGGTGCTGGTTCAAACCCTGAAATTGGCCAAAAGGCAGCTCAAGAGAGTGAAGAAGCAATCAAAGAAGCACTTGAGGGTGCAGATATGATCTTTATCACTGCCGGAATGGGTGGCGGTACTGGTACAGGTGCTGCTCCAATCGTTGCAAACATTGCTAAAGAAAGCGGTGCTTTAACTGTTGGCGTTGTTACACGTCCATTTGCCTTTGAAGGTTCAAAGCGTTCACGCTTTGCAGCTGATGGTATTAGCGAACTTAAAAAAGACGTTGATACTTTGGTGCTTATTTCAAACAGTAAATTACTTGAGATCGTCGATAAGAAGACTCCAATGAATGAAGCCTTCAGTATCGCTGATGATGTTCTTAGACAAGGTGTTCAAAGTATCTCTGATTTAATTACTTCACCTGGATTTGTTAACTTGGACTTTGCTGATGTTAAAACTGTTATGTCAGATCAAGGCTCAGCTCTTATGGGTATTGGTACGGCTAACGGCGAAAACAGAATCACAGACGCAACTAACAAAGCTATTTCTTCACCATTGCTTGAAGTATCAATTGATGGTGCTAAACAAGTCTTGCTTAATATTACTGGTGGTCCTGATCTTTCATTGTTTGAAGCACAAGATGCCGCTCAAATCGTTACTGACCAAGCTACTAAGGACGTTAATATTATCTTTGGTACTTCAATCGACGAAACACTTGGCGATCAAGTTAAGGTTACAGTTATTGCAACCGGTGTCGAAACTGAAGATGGCAAGAAACAAAACAACCGTCGTCCTAACTTAAACAATCCTAATGCGGTTTTTGATGGACAAGAACGTGCAGAAAACCCTGACCAACCAGCACAAACTCAAAAACCAGCTTCAGATCCTTTCTCAAATTGGGATATTAACGATTCCAATGCTAGAAACGCTGGTAACAACGCCAGTGAAAAGAGTGATTTCGACATTTTCCAAAAACCAGAAACAATTGATTTAAGCGATGATGACGATGACTCAACACCACCAATCTTCAAACGTAGAAATAAATAA
- the ftsA gene encoding cell division protein FtsA has protein sequence MDNSEFFVGLDIGTNSIKVVVAEASDDKLNVVGVGSERSEGVSRGVIVDIDKAAGAIKRAVKKAETQANITIKEVVVGISANMLQIEKCQGMIAVGTQSKEITENDVRQVMAAAMIQNLPSEREVVSLIPKQFSVDGFDNIRDPRGMIGVRLEMKGIIYTAPKTIVHNTKKAIQKAGLHIVHKVISPMALSQVALNEGEGDFGAIIMDLGAGQSTASVVHDYNLKLSTVDFEGGDFITHDISVVLNTTMENANQLKSYYGTANSENADTDDTISVDVVGQSEPETISEEYLSEIIEARIQQIFTRLKGPLQNAGALSLPGGIVLTGGVAATSGIEELAKQVFGVKVRSYVPEQMGMRHPSYALGLGLVTYASNLNDIGIIADNVVNGAAINQNDSATRPNVQPKSTSDESQKVSESKPVAKPKKKPVEKKQRPKGSRMEGLKNFWSKFFD, from the coding sequence ATGGACAATTCTGAGTTCTTTGTTGGTCTTGATATTGGTACAAACTCAATTAAAGTGGTGGTCGCAGAAGCATCAGACGATAAATTAAATGTCGTAGGTGTCGGAAGTGAACGATCTGAAGGGGTTAGTCGTGGCGTTATCGTCGATATTGACAAAGCTGCAGGTGCAATTAAGCGCGCTGTCAAGAAGGCCGAGACGCAAGCCAACATTACTATTAAAGAGGTAGTAGTTGGCATTTCTGCCAATATGCTTCAAATTGAAAAATGTCAGGGAATGATCGCGGTTGGAACGCAATCAAAGGAGATCACTGAAAATGATGTTCGGCAGGTAATGGCAGCAGCCATGATCCAAAACCTACCTAGCGAGCGTGAAGTAGTATCTCTAATTCCTAAGCAATTTTCTGTGGATGGTTTTGATAATATTCGTGATCCAAGAGGCATGATAGGTGTCCGTTTGGAGATGAAGGGGATTATCTACACAGCTCCAAAAACAATCGTTCACAATACGAAAAAGGCAATCCAAAAAGCCGGATTACACATCGTACACAAGGTTATTTCGCCAATGGCTTTGAGCCAAGTTGCATTAAATGAAGGCGAAGGTGATTTTGGTGCTATAATCATGGATCTTGGAGCTGGTCAATCGACAGCTTCAGTCGTACATGACTATAACTTGAAGTTATCAACTGTTGATTTTGAGGGTGGAGATTTCATTACACATGATATTTCTGTCGTTTTAAATACCACGATGGAAAATGCTAACCAATTAAAATCATATTACGGTACGGCTAATTCGGAAAATGCCGATACTGATGATACAATCAGTGTTGATGTAGTCGGACAATCTGAACCTGAAACCATTTCTGAAGAATATTTATCAGAGATCATCGAAGCTCGGATCCAACAGATTTTTACTAGACTAAAAGGACCTTTGCAAAATGCAGGTGCTTTATCATTGCCTGGTGGAATTGTTTTAACAGGTGGTGTTGCGGCAACATCAGGAATTGAGGAGCTTGCCAAGCAAGTATTTGGTGTCAAGGTGAGAAGTTACGTTCCTGAGCAAATGGGAATGAGACATCCTTCATATGCACTAGGTTTAGGTCTAGTGACATATGCATCAAATTTGAACGATATTGGAATTATTGCTGACAATGTAGTCAACGGAGCTGCAATTAATCAAAATGATTCAGCTACAAGACCAAATGTTCAACCAAAGTCTACCTCTGATGAAAGTCAGAAGGTTTCAGAATCAAAGCCGGTTGCCAAACCCAAGAAGAAACCAGTGGAAAAGAAGCAACGGCCTAAAGGATCTCGTATGGAAGGTCTCAAGAATTTCTGGAGCAAGTTTTTTGATTAA
- a CDS encoding cell division protein FtsQ/DivIB has translation MSKKRRSYAKSILIIIAAILIIILAYLGSPLSKVRNITVKGVSDLGAQQVIDATQINDNSLLVGVFVRQNSISEKTHKQLPSVKSVSFKTKNLRDLTIVVHEYPTLGLIFKDGYYYRIIDNGKILSNKLKSYTGNYPIYTDFDKKSDLIKITQIYKKMPESVKNNISEIHNAKTKINPYRIKIDMNDGNKIIADTRTVDKKMKYYPSIASQMKKKGVIDLEVGAYSYPFDSKK, from the coding sequence ATGTCAAAAAAACGAAGAAGTTACGCAAAAAGTATCCTAATTATCATTGCTGCTATCTTAATAATTATCTTGGCATATCTAGGATCTCCGCTGAGCAAAGTTAGAAACATAACTGTTAAAGGAGTTAGTGATCTCGGTGCCCAGCAAGTCATTGATGCAACGCAGATCAATGATAATTCTTTATTAGTCGGAGTTTTTGTGAGACAGAATTCAATTTCTGAAAAAACTCATAAGCAACTGCCATCAGTAAAATCTGTTTCATTTAAAACCAAAAACTTGCGTGATTTAACGATTGTTGTTCACGAATATCCAACTTTAGGATTGATTTTCAAAGATGGTTACTACTATCGGATCATCGACAATGGCAAGATTTTATCGAATAAGTTGAAATCGTATACGGGCAATTATCCAATTTACACGGATTTTGATAAAAAATCCGATTTGATCAAAATTACGCAAATCTACAAGAAAATGCCAGAAAGCGTCAAAAATAATATTTCCGAGATCCACAATGCTAAAACTAAAATCAACCCATATCGAATCAAAATAGATATGAATGATGGTAATAAGATTATTGCGGATACGCGTACTGTTGATAAAAAAATGAAATATTATCCTAGCATTGCTTCACAGATGAAGAAAAAAGGAGTCATTGATTTAGAGGTGGGTGCTTATTCTTATCCATTTGATAGCAAGAAATAG